Proteins from a genomic interval of Cyprinus carpio isolate SPL01 chromosome A21, ASM1834038v1, whole genome shotgun sequence:
- the lmbrd2b gene encoding LOW QUALITY PROTEIN: G-protein coupled receptor-associated protein LMBRD2B (The sequence of the model RefSeq protein was modified relative to this genomic sequence to represent the inferred CDS: substituted 1 base at 1 genomic stop codon) yields the protein MSGAALGIEIVVVFFLALFLLHRYGDFKKQQRMVLFGTLLAWYLCFLIVFILPLDVSTTIYKQCLIDHEAHAQTPSVSPVLSNQTTPNTSISPSKNTQHVCYKPWSYIPDGIMPVFWRVVYWTSQCLTWLLLPFMQSYARSGGFSITGKIKTALIENAIYYGTYLLIFGSLLIYVAVHPQWHLSWYELQTIGITAANTWGLFLLVLLLGYGLVEIPRSYWEASRQGHLLIKTYFKAAKLMTEKADSEENLEDVMEEVRKINESIKYNHPLRKNVDTILRKCPVEYQEKMGRNIDDYEDFDDKHNTYPTERSLSKLHKQVIYAVQRHNRTRVQWQILLEQAFHLEDVAKNETSTSRQFVHSFAPPEPVGWFRRYIYTPSVEWYWECLLKQWFYRILSVVLALFSVAVVWSECTFFSTRPVLSLFAVFIQLAERDYNYLYIEMACFITIFFLCTCVYSTVFRIRVFNYYYLASHHQTDAYSLQFSGMLFCRLTPPLCLNFLGLIHMDSAISHQAKEQTAYTSIMGSMRVLSFIANGFYIYYPMLIVILCIATYFRLGFXIISYLSFHKFTEHNEITSDHIKQNKHLQKRERRKRQRIEDGESRRREWRERYAQRDEIAARNRTSMSEMKETNYGETLNSNTNRQAKYTRSSSQTGRDSIELLQDAEPLDFIDETLNDDPLQSEPGRHTGGRYLSMSSSRSRIFDDV from the exons ATGAGCGGCGCGGCGCTGGGAATAGAGATAGTGGTTGTCTTTTTCCTGGCTCTCTTCCTCCTGCATCGCTATGGCGACTTCAAGAAGCAGCAGCGCATGGTTCTCTTTGGCACACTGCTGGCTTGGTATTTATGCTTTCTCATCGTCTTCATTCTTCCTCTGGATGTCAGCACG ACAATCTACAAGCAGTGTTTAATTGATCATGAAGCACATGCCCAGACGCCCTCAGTGAGCCCTGTCCTTTCAAACCAGACCACTCCAAATACCTCCATCTCACCCAGTA AAAACACCCAACATGTGTGCTATAAACCATGGAGCTACATTCCAGATGGCATCATGCCTGTGTTCTGGAGGGTTGTTTATTGGACCTCACAGTGTCTTACATG GCTCCTTCTGCCATTCATGCAGTCGTATGCTCGTTCTGGAGGATTCTCCATTACTGGAAAGATCAAGACGGCCCTCATTGAGAATGCAATCTATTATGGCACATACCTTCTCATCTTCGGCTCTCTTCTCATCTACGTGGCTGTGCATCCTCAGTGGCACCTCTCCTG GTATGAGCTGCAAACCATCGGCATCACTGCGGCCAACACTTGGGGTCTGTTTCTTCTAGTGTTGCTGTTGGGCTACGGCCTGGTCGAGATCCCTCGCTCGTACTGGGAGGCCTCGCGCCAGGGACACCTCCTCATCAAGACTTACTTCAAAGCGGCCAAGCTCATGACAGAGAAGGCAGATTCAGAGGAGAACCTAGAAGATGTCATGGAG GAAGTGAGAAAAATCAACGAATCAATCAAATATAATCATCCATTGAGGAAGAACGTGGACACCATTCTCCGAAAG TGTCCAGTTGAATATCAGGAGAAAATGGGCAGGAACATTGACGACTATGAGGATTTTGATGATAAACATAACACATATCCCACTGAAAGAAGCCTTTCGAAACTACACAAGCAG GTGATCTACGCAGTCCAGCGGCACAATCGTACACGCGTTCAGTGGCAGATATTGCTGGAACAGGCTTTCCACCTTGAAGACGTTGCCAAGAATGAAACCAGCACCTCTCGACAGTTTGTTCACAGCTTTGCCCCTCCAGAACCTGTAGGCTGGTTCAGACGCTACATTTATACTCCCTCAGTAG AGTGGTACTGGGAGTGTTTGCTAAAGCAGTGGTTTTACCGTATACTGTCTGTGGTTCTGGCGCTCTTTTCGGTGGCTGTGGTTTGGTCCGAGTGCACTTTCTTCAGTACTCGTCCCGTTCTGTCACTCTTTGCTGTGTTTATCCAGCTTGCTGAGAGAGATTACAACTACCTGTACATTGAG ATGGCGTGCTTCATTACCATCTTTTTCCTCTGCACCTGCGTCTACTCAACTGTGTTTCGCATCCGAGTCTTCAACTACTACTACCTGGCCTCACATCACCAAACCGACGCTTACAGCCTGCAGTTCAGTGGCAT GCTTTTTTGCCGCTTGACTCCCCCACTTTGTCTAAACTTCCTGGGACTGATTCACATGGATTCTGCCATATCCCACCAAGCAAAGGAGCAGACGGCATACACCTCT ATCATGGGTTCTATGCGCGTCCTATCCTTCATTGCCAACGGCTTCTACATCTATTACCCCATGCTGATCGTCATTCTCTGCATTGCTACATACTTCAGGTTAG gattttaaatcatttcttATCTGTCTTTCCACAAGTTCACTGAACACAACGAAATTACATCAGaccacataaaacaaaacaaacacctaCAAAAAAG agAAAGAAGAAAACGCCAAAGAATAGAAGATGGGGAGAGCAGGCGAAGA GAATGGAGAGAGCGTTATGCACAACGAGATGAGATTGCTGCCAGAAACCGGACTTCCATGTCTGAGATGAAGGAAACCAACTACGGCGAAACCCTAAATTCAAACACAAACCGGC AGGCCAAGTACACCCGTAGTAGCAGCCAGACAGGACGAGACAGCATTGAGTTGTTGCAGGACGCGGAGCCTTTGGACTTTATTGATGAAACACTCAACGATGACCCTTTGCAATCTGAACCTGGCAG ACATACCGGTGGAAGGTACCTCTCAATGTCTTCTTCTCGAAGCCGAATCTTTGAtgatgtttga
- the capslb gene encoding calcyphosine-like b, with product MAGTSRHDREMAIGAKKQLANCSDPIERLRLQCLARGSAGIKGLGRTFRIMDDDNSRTLDMKEFLKGLSDYGVLIEKEEAMNLFQQFDRDGSGLIVFHFRQITLRQPPMSNARKDVMLQAFKKLDKTGDGVITIEDLRGVYNVKHHPKYRNGEWTEDQVFRKFLDSFDSPDDKDGKVTKEEFLNYYSGVSTSIDTDIYFIVMMKNAWKLD from the exons ATGGCAGGTACATCGCGGCATGACCGAGAGATGGCAATCGGTGCCAAGAAGCAGCTGGCAAATTGTTCAGACCCCATTGAGCGTCTGAGGCTACAGTGTTTGGCTCGAGGGTCTGCAGGAATCAAGGGACTGGGCAG GACTTTTAGGATCATGGATGATGATAACAGTCGCACACTGGACATGAAAGAGTTCCTGAAAGGCCTGAGTGATTACGGTGTGCTCATTGAGAAAGAAGAGGCTATGAACCTTTTTCAACAATTTGACAGGGACGGCAGTGGattaattgtatttcatttcagGCAGATCACTCTTAGGCAA CCACCCATGTCTAATGCCAGAAAGGATGTGATGCTACAGGCATTCAAAAAGCTGGATAAGACCGGAGATGGTGTGATTACAATCGAGGATCTGAGAGGAGTATACAATGTCAAACATCACCCCAAATATCGAAACGGTGAGTGGACCGAAGACCAAGTATTCCGCAAATTCCTGGACAGCTTTGACTCTCCGGATGACAAGGATGGGAAG GTCACAAAAGAGGAGTTTTTGAACTACTACTCCGGCGTGAGCACATCCATTGACACAGATATCTACTTTATTGTAATGATGAAAAATGCATGGAAGCTTGACTAA